Proteins encoded together in one Bacteroidota bacterium window:
- a CDS encoding SLC13 family permease — translation MISNLPLIFAILFAFSIVALVTTNVKAYKVFGLLNIVAVLLGLISTEDLILQFANPSIVIIFSLIFISMGIERAFPITLWIDKIISRGNTYNIFKLKFFLFVSLISAILNNTPIVSLLTPYAMKKARVYKNFKTPSLLIILSYISILGGMLTIIGTSTTLVLNGFIKGQKGQELSSIDLVIPALIGVVVGLFFLTFFGDKILKSKKDVTHKVEFENDYTFELKIKKNSTLDQKPVSESGLRHLGDAYLFAIMREGKIIEVTSSTILLEKDILVFAGKPDSIESVMENIKGLAWVKDYQKVDDSKLIKCVVANNSFLISKTLQEIDFRRKYRAAVIAVQRKGKHLPKNLGTIRFQMGDVIIVNGGKEFEKTIQFDNSLYQISHIKDLPFVSKLTKFLIITFALIMVGLIAMSKISMMNGVLLVLISFVVGNVLRLEDLTTKFNFRLFLLLGFALSVGNIFIQTETLNSVIETILSICGNLHPFSILSLIFIITLILTNFVTNIAAVSIMFPIAYLFIAPYNLDQTALYLALAFGASGAFITPYSYQTNLLIQGPGEYTNQDFIKLGVPLTILYSVVVLSYIYIHFFG, via the coding sequence ATGATTTCTAACTTACCCTTAATATTTGCAATCCTTTTTGCTTTTTCAATAGTTGCACTTGTTACAACTAATGTTAAAGCATATAAAGTATTTGGATTATTAAACATAGTAGCTGTATTATTGGGTCTTATCTCAACCGAAGACCTGATATTGCAATTTGCAAATCCTTCTATTGTGATAATTTTTTCCCTGATATTTATATCTATGGGGATAGAAAGAGCCTTCCCGATAACTCTATGGATTGACAAAATAATTAGCCGGGGAAATACATACAATATATTTAAGCTGAAGTTTTTTCTTTTTGTTTCATTAATCTCAGCAATTTTAAATAACACACCGATAGTTTCGCTGTTGACCCCTTACGCAATGAAGAAAGCCAGAGTTTATAAAAATTTCAAAACTCCTTCTTTATTGATAATACTTTCCTACATATCAATTTTAGGAGGAATGTTAACTATAATTGGTACTTCCACCACACTGGTTTTAAACGGTTTTATAAAAGGACAAAAAGGTCAGGAATTAAGCAGTATCGATCTGGTTATACCGGCATTAATTGGTGTTGTAGTAGGTCTGTTTTTCCTGACTTTCTTTGGTGATAAAATTTTAAAATCGAAGAAAGATGTTACACATAAGGTAGAATTCGAAAATGATTACACCTTCGAGCTAAAAATTAAAAAGAACAGTACCCTAGATCAAAAACCGGTAAGCGAAAGTGGACTTCGTCATCTTGGTGATGCATATTTGTTTGCCATAATGAGAGAAGGCAAAATTATTGAAGTTACCTCTTCTACCATACTGCTCGAGAAAGATATTCTGGTTTTTGCCGGTAAGCCTGACAGCATTGAAAGTGTTATGGAAAATATTAAGGGACTGGCATGGGTAAAAGACTATCAAAAGGTAGATGATTCAAAACTGATAAAATGTGTAGTTGCAAATAACAGCTTCCTGATATCTAAAACGCTTCAGGAAATTGATTTCAGACGAAAATACAGGGCTGCTGTAATAGCTGTTCAAAGAAAGGGAAAACATCTTCCAAAAAACCTTGGAACAATCAGATTTCAGATGGGAGATGTAATTATCGTTAACGGAGGAAAAGAATTTGAAAAAACAATTCAGTTCGACAATTCACTCTATCAGATATCACATATTAAAGACCTCCCTTTTGTGTCGAAGTTAACGAAGTTTTTAATAATTACCTTCGCTCTGATTATGGTGGGGCTGATAGCCATGAGTAAAATAAGCATGATGAACGGAGTATTACTGGTACTAATTTCCTTTGTTGTCGGTAATGTTTTGAGACTTGAAGATTTGACCACGAAATTCAATTTCCGACTGTTCTTACTGCTTGGATTCGCATTATCGGTCGGAAATATTTTTATCCAAACAGAAACACTGAATTCCGTAATAGAAACGATTCTTTCGATATGTGGTAATTTACACCCATTCAGTATTTTGTCTCTAATTTTTATTATCACCCTGATTCTTACAAATTTTGTTACAAATATTGCAGCGGTATCCATTATGTTTCCGATTGCATATTTATTTATAGCTCCCTATAATCTCGATCAAACTGCCTTGTATCTGGCACTTGCTTTTGGTGCATCGGGAGCATTTATCACTCCCTACTCCTACCAGACAAACCTGTTGATTCAGGGTCCGGGAGAATATACAAATCAGGATTTTATAAAATTGGGCGTGCCTTTAACAATATTGTATTCTGTAGTGGTTTTAAGCTATATTTATATTCACTTTTTTGGTTAA
- a CDS encoding ArsR family transcriptional regulator: protein MSSYLRGLESEFKESTNGIRIELNRLEKANMLTSCNKGNRKYYSANTQHPLFTEIKSIVSKYVGVDKIIESIVGNVGNVEEVYIGGQLAKGLDTNIIDVFLVGNNIDEVYLLNKIHKVEKILKRKIRHLIIKPGNKENFFESNAEDKLLVWTT, encoded by the coding sequence ATGAGTTCCTATCTGCGTGGATTGGAATCAGAGTTTAAGGAAAGTACAAACGGCATCAGAATTGAGTTGAACAGACTGGAAAAAGCCAACATGCTAACTTCATGCAACAAGGGAAACAGAAAATATTATTCAGCAAATACGCAACATCCCCTGTTTACAGAAATAAAGAGCATAGTTTCTAAATATGTCGGTGTAGATAAGATTATTGAATCTATTGTCGGAAATGTCGGAAACGTTGAAGAAGTGTACATTGGTGGACAGCTTGCAAAAGGACTAGACACTAATATAATTGACGTCTTTTTAGTTGGTAATAATATTGACGAAGTGTATCTGTTAAACAAAATACACAAAGTAGAAAAAATTCTTAAACGAAAAATACGACACCTGATTATAAAACCCGGGAATAAAGAAAATTTCTTTGAATCAAACGCAGAAGATAAGCTTCTGGTGTGGACTACATGA
- the cysQ gene encoding 3'(2'),5'-bisphosphate nucleotidase CysQ, with translation MTTHEIEHILSICRDAGSAILEIYNSDDFNIEIKGDGSPLTRADKKSHEIIAEGLKNTDFPILSEEGKSIAFEERNKWNEFWMIDPIDGTKEFIKRNGDFTINIALIKNNNPVFGIVYVPVDNTVYLGDAEHGSYKFDINDEDWKNKKNTLPFKIEREYTVVASRSHLSVETEDFIEELKTDNPNLEIKSRGSSLKLCMVAEGLADIYPRFAPTMEWDTAAGHAVCSFAGKRVFEYNKTTELVYNKENLLNPWFIVK, from the coding sequence ATGACAACACACGAAATAGAGCACATACTGTCGATTTGCCGTGATGCCGGAAGTGCAATCTTAGAAATCTACAACAGTGATGATTTCAACATTGAAATAAAAGGAGATGGTTCGCCACTTACCAGAGCTGATAAAAAATCGCACGAGATAATTGCTGAAGGACTGAAAAACACCGACTTCCCGATTCTAAGCGAAGAGGGTAAAAGTATTGCTTTCGAAGAAAGAAATAAATGGAACGAATTTTGGATGATAGATCCAATAGACGGCACCAAAGAGTTTATTAAGAGAAACGGCGATTTCACGATCAACATAGCATTAATAAAAAATAATAACCCTGTATTCGGTATTGTATATGTTCCTGTTGACAATACCGTTTATTTAGGCGATGCTGAGCATGGCAGTTATAAGTTCGATATAAATGATGAGGACTGGAAGAACAAAAAAAACACACTTCCCTTCAAAATAGAAAGAGAATATACTGTTGTTGCTTCGAGATCACACTTATCGGTAGAAACAGAAGATTTCATTGAAGAACTAAAAACTGACAATCCAAACCTTGAAATTAAATCCAGGGGGAGTTCTCTGAAATTATGCATGGTTGCGGAAGGTCTGGCTGATATCTATCCCCGATTTGCACCCACAATGGAATGGGACACCGCTGCGGGACATGCAGTTTGCTCTTTTGCAGGAAAAAGAGTCTTTGAATACAATAAAACAACCGAATTGGTTTACAATAAGGAGAATCTGTTGAATCCCTGGTTCATCGTGAAATAA
- a CDS encoding UpxY family transcription antiterminator, which translates to MKDSKNWFVLRTKPRQEKKAAAYLSDAGFEVYIPLRETIKIWSDRKKKVKEPIIPSYIFIHISEKYRTSIFPAVGISNYMYWLKKPVIIRDKEMEQMQRWFNDHAQEEIKSREISVGNEVRIESGILLGKQGIVEKIGSRFITLSIPQLGVKLQVDKPKTIIKVVKGND; encoded by the coding sequence ATGAAAGATTCAAAAAATTGGTTTGTACTACGAACAAAACCACGTCAGGAGAAAAAAGCGGCTGCTTACCTCTCTGATGCCGGATTTGAAGTATACATACCTTTAAGAGAAACTATCAAGATTTGGAGCGACAGAAAGAAAAAGGTTAAAGAACCTATTATTCCCTCTTATATTTTTATCCATATTTCAGAAAAATACCGTACATCAATATTCCCGGCAGTAGGCATATCAAACTATATGTATTGGTTAAAAAAACCTGTTATTATCCGTGACAAAGAGATGGAACAGATGCAAAGATGGTTTAACGATCACGCTCAGGAAGAAATCAAATCAAGGGAAATTTCAGTTGGTAATGAGGTAAGAATAGAATCAGGTATTTTGTTGGGTAAACAAGGTATTGTGGAAAAAATAGGATCAAGATTCATCACTCTTTCTATTCCTCAACTGGGAGTAAAATTACAGGTGGATAAACCTAAAACTATTATTAAGGTAGTGAAAGGTAATGATTAG